Proteins from a genomic interval of Haemorhous mexicanus isolate bHaeMex1 chromosome Z, bHaeMex1.pri, whole genome shotgun sequence:
- the FREM1 gene encoding FRAS1-related extracellular matrix protein 1 isoform X2 — MKFFEKGWLLLLLPVALRVVCSSFISVNLGVKVMKGQSVFLSEEDLNFSIPREKDACKVEVINEPITQRVGELTPQVFDCHFLPNEVKYTHKGCPLLDEDMVMLRLYRFTETETFVETFTLHVQLLEPDCNIIKMRSHALEVPEYYGLSRVIDKNVLTFDYDRKINLDCTISIISSEAHLPAHGQLISGKVQQGQFRGDQPWSFSPGTEHSLGQPCRNRSCALELGDMSNKKMSCEEFLRMGIQYRHLEPPSPDIDYIPVRLDLSDSRSKTLHKTEYAWLPVQIRGAVPNQIPRAAPMAKFILEVDQFILTPITTTTIDAEDNETPKSLLIFNITKPPPRGFITHLSDHTKPIGSFTWQDLSDTLIAYQPPNNSHTERRNYEVEFEVHDFYFERSLPVTVHLSIRTTDTNAPRVSWNTGLNLLEGQSRPITWQHFQVVDNDDIQNVRLVTVDGLQHGRLSVRGGKGFMFTVSDIQAGVVHYHHDDSDSTKDFVVFRIFDGSHSIRHKFPINILPKDDSPPFLISNVVIEIQEGQTILIQRSMLHASDMDSSDDYIMFNITKPPQAGEVLKKPGPNMIGYSVNSFLQRDLFNGMIYYRHLGGEVFEDSLEFVLCDSHDPPNLSEPQVMMVHIIPVDDQLPREAPGVTRHLVVKETEISHLTKKHLHFIDVEEQDRELTYTITTSPFFSCTHGYSDAGKLFLVDTIPKLVKDPTALALRSFTQHAVNYMKVAYMPPLQDIGPEPQQVQFIFSVSNQHGGTLYGICFNITILPVDNQAPKVFTTHLRVQEGGMTPITEGHILISDSDTKREHLFLLLRRQPQHGVVELDNIPMNGGDRLSCEDLRTLAVRYRHDGSETLTDDVFFAATDGIHFVEFILQVKVLPVNDELPVMQTGLVPVLHCLEGEEVVLSSEYLYATDVDSDDMELTFMLARQPHHGAVRKAGIAVDRFSQADVIAGSVTYKHTSGEIGLTPCIEILTLIVSDGEAGPDVKDCCDDGPPSPPVSRDDPFPVYDLNITVLPVDNQPPSIVTGASFVVEEGSSAALTTRHLSATDPDTAADDLEFVLVSPPQFGYIENILPSPGFEKSNMGISTGSFQLKHLKAMNINYVQARHVRMEPTEDKFVLYVTDGLHRSAETPFFVQISPTNDEVPEFIARNITVQEGEMKELDLSVINAVDLDVPRDPLVFGVVQRPSCGFLINGVHSSDVLHYKELINHDLHSHGLLVHGFSMELLRNGMKLMYMHDNSENLTDSFKIQLSDGKHKVLRTISVKVIPVNDEKPVLSKKNDIEVNIGETHIISSAVLSAEDKDTPRERIYYLFERLPENGQLQLKVGQGWVTLLTGMKCTQEELDMNLVRYVHTGTAGSKKKDSFTFYLWDGYNRSPAVDIYINIKDLEKGDIAVFTKLLRVPKGDHSYITTDVLLALDGSDKPEELLYVITSPPQYGQIEYVSYPGIPITSFSQMDVARQIVCYVHKAKAVVHEDTFSTW, encoded by the exons ATGAAGTTTTTTGAGAAAGGCTGGCTGCTTCTACTGCTGCCTGTCGCCTTAAGAGTTGTGTGCTCCTCCTTTATCAGTGTGAACCTTGGGGTGAAAGTGATGAAGGGACAGTCTGTCTTCCTGTCAGAAGAAGACCTCAACTTTTCCATCCCCAGAGAGAAAGATGCCTGCAAAGTAGAAGTGATCAATGAGCCAATAACACAGAGGGTTGGGGAACTTACTCCACAG GTTTTTGACTGTcacttccttcctaatgaaGTCAAATACACCCACAAAGGATGTCCACTTTTAGATGAAGACATGGTCATGCTTAGGCTGTACAg GTTTACAGAAACGGAAACATTTGTAGAAACATTCACCCTTCATGTGCAGTTACTTGAGCCAGACTGTAACATCATAAAAATGCGCTCCCATGCGTTGGAGGTCCCTGAATACTATGGTCTGTCTAGGGTGATTGACAAGAATGTCCTCACCTTTGATTACGACAGGAAGATAAACCTGGATTGCACCATTTCCATAATCTCTTCGGAAgctcacctgcctgcccatggccagCTTATCTCCGGGAAAGTGCAGCAAGGGCAGTTCCGTGGAGATCAGCCATGGAGCTTCTCCCCTGGCACTG agcacagcctgggccAACCGTGCAGAAACAGGAGCTGTGCACTGGAACTAGGAGACATGAGCAACAAAAAGATGAGTTGTGAAGAATTTCTGAGGATGGGAATTCAGTACAGACACCTTGAGCCCCCCTCACCTGACATTGATTATATTCCTGTGAGGCTGGATCTCTCAGACAGCAGAAGCAAAACTCTGCATAAG ACGGAGTATGCATGGCTCCCTGTTCAGATTAGAGGTGCTGTTCCCAACCAAAtacccagagctgccccaatGGCAAAGTTCATCCTGGAAGTAGACCAATTTATTTTAACCCCTATTACAACCACAACCATCGATGCAGAAGACAATGAAACTCCAAAGTCCCTGCTTATATTCAACATTACCAAGCCACCTCCACGAGGCTTTATCACTCACCTCTCTGACCACACAAAACCTATTGGCTCCTTCACGTGGCAGGATCTCAGTGACACGCTCATTGCTTATCAGCCTCCAAATAACAGCCACACAGAGAGGAGGAATTATGAG GTGGAATTTGAGGTGCATGACTTCTACTTTGAAAGGAGTTTACCAGTCACTGTGCATCTTTCTATCAGAACAACAGATACAAATGCCCCTCGGGTTTCGTGGAATACAG GCCTCAACCTCCTAGAGGGGCAATCCCGACCCATCACCTGGCAGCACTTCCAAGTTGTAGACAATGATGACATCCAGAATGTTCGCTTGGTCACCGTTGATGGCTTACAGCATGGGCGGCTGTCAGTCAGAG GAGGGAAAGGATTCATGTTCACTGTCTCTGACATTCAGGCTGGAGTTGTCCACTACCATCATGATGACAGTGATTCTACTAAGGACTTTGTGGTATTTAGAATTTTTGATGGCTCCCACAGTATTCGCCACAAGTTTCCAATAAATATTCTCCCTAAAGATGATAGCCCTCCATTTCTGATCAGCAATGTGGTCATTGAAATTCAAGAGGGACAGACAATCCTGATTCAGCGCTCCATGCTTCATGCTTCAGACATGGATTCCAGTGATGACTACATAATGTTCAATATTACCAAGCCACCACAAGCTGGAGAAGTCTTGAAGAAACCTGGACCAAACATGATAG GGTATTCTGTCAACAGTTTTCTTCAGAGGGATCTATTTAATGGAATGATTTATTATCGTCATTTGGGAGGAGAAGTATTTGAAGATTCCCTTGAGTTTGTGCTATGTGATAGCCACGACCCTCCAAATCTCTCAGAGCCACAG GTGATGATGGTTCACATTATCCCTGTGGATGAtcagctgcccagagaagctccaGGAGTGACTCGCCACCTGGTTGTTAAGGAAACTGAGATTTCTCACCTAACTAAGAAACATCTCCACTTCATAGATGTGGAAGAGCAAGACAGGGAGCTCACATACACCATAACCacttccccatttttctcttgCACCCATGG CTACTCAGATGCTGGGAAGCTGTTTTTGGTGGACACCATCCCCAAACTGGTCAAGGATCCCACTGCTCTTGCATTGCGGTCATTTACTCAG CATGCTGTGAACTATATGAAAGTTGCTTACATGCCACCCCTGCAGGACATTGGACCCGAACCTCAGCAAGTccagtttattttttctgtcagcAATCAGCATGGAGGCACTTTGTATGGGATCTGCTTCAATATTACAATTCTTCCTGTGGACAATCAAGCCCCAAAG GTTTTTACAACCCATTTGAGAGTGCAAGAAGGTGGCATGACCCCTATTACAGAGGGACACATTCTCATCTCTGATTCAGACACGAAACGAGAGCATCTCTTCCTGCTCCTGCGGAGGCAGCCGCAGCATGGAGTAGTGGAGCTGGATAACATTCCCATGAATGGAGGTGACAGGCTTTCCTGTGAGGACCTGCGTACCCTAGCAGTCAG ATATCGTCATGACGGCTCTGAGACTCTCACTGATGATGTTTTCTTTGCAGCCACAGATGGCATCCATTTTGTAGAGTTCATCCTGCAGGTCAAG GTGTTGCCTGTGAATGATGAGCTACCTGTTATGCAAACAGGCCTTGTTCCCGTGCTCCACTGCCTGGAAGGTGAAGAAGTAGTCCTCTCCTCTGAGTACCTTTACGCCACAGATGTGGACAGTGATGACATGGAACTGACATTCATGCTGGCCCGCCAGCCCCACCACGGGGCAGTGAGGAAAGCTGGCATTGCCGTGGATCGCTTCTCCCAGGCTGATGTCATTGCTGGCTCAGTCACATACAAGCACACTA gTGGTGAGATTGGCCTGACTCCTTGCATTGAGATCTTAACCTTGATTGTCTCTGACGGTGAGGCTGGCCCAGATGTGAAGGACTGCTGTGATGATGGGCCTCCTTCTCCCCCAGTTTCACGTGATGATCCATTTCCTGTCTACGACCTTAACATCACTGTACTTCCAGTGGACAACCAGCCTCCATCAATTGTAACCG GTGCAAGCTTTGTGGTGGAAGAGGGCTCCTCAGCAGCCCTTACTACCAGACATTTGTCTGCCACTGACCCTGACACCGCTGCAGATGACTTAGAGTTTGTGCTGGTTTCTCCTCCCCAGTTTGGTTACATTGAAAACATACTGCCTTCTCCTGGGTTTGAGAAGAGCAACATGGGAATAAGCACAG GTTCATTTCAGCTGAAGCACCTGAAAGCCATGAATATAAACTATGTTCAAGCCAGGCACGTGCGAATGGAGCCAACAGAAGACAAATTTGTACTTTATGTCACTGATGGGCTGCATCGCTCAGCAGAGACTCCATTTTTTGTGCAAATCAGCCCAACCAATGATGAAGTTCCAGAATTCATAGCCAGGAATATTACC GTTCAAGAAGGGGAGATGAAAGAGCTGGATCTGTCTGTTATCAATGCAGTTGATCTGGATGTGCCTAGAGACCCTCTGGTATTTGGGGTTGTGCAGAGGCCCTCGTGCGGGTTCCTTATTAATGGCGTTCACAGCAGCGATGTTCTACACTATAAAGAGTTAATTAACCATGATCTCCACAGCCATGGGTTGCTTGTTCATGGCTTTTCCATGGAGCTTCTGAGGAATG GAATGAAGCTGATGTACATGCATGACAACTCTGAAAATCTCACTGACAGCTTTAAAATCCAGCTATCAGATGGAAAACATAAAGTCCTCAGAACCATTTCAGTAAAGGTCATTCCAGTTAATGATGAGAAACCAGTGCTGAGCAA gaagaatGATATAGAGGTGAACATAGGTGAAACTCATATAATTTCTAGCGCTGTTCTGTCAGCAGAAGATAAAGATACCCCCAGGGAGAGAATTTACTACTTATTTGAAAGACTTCCAGAAAATGGTCAGCTTCAGCTCAAG GTAGGACAAGGGTGGGTTACTCTCCTAACTGGAATGAAGTGCACTCAGGAAGAGCTGGATATGAACCTTGTGAGATATGTCCACACAGGAACTGCGGGGTCCAAGAAAAAAGACAGCTTCACATTTTACCTCTGGGATGGGTACAACAGATCCCCAGCTGTGGACATCTACATAAATATCAAGGACTTGGAAAAGG GAGACATTGCTGTTTTTACAAAACTCCTCAGAGTGCCAAAAGGAGATCACAGCTACATTACAACTGATGTCCTCCTTGCACTGGATGGTTCTGACAAGCCAGAGGAGCTCCTTTATGTGATAACCTCCCCGCCCCAGTATGGACAAATAGAGTATGTCAGCTATCCTGGCATCCCCATTACGAGCTTCAGTCAAATGGATGTAGCACGACAGATTGTCTGCTATGTTCACAAAGCCAAGGCAGTTGTTCATGAAGATACATTCAG TACATGGTGA
- the FREM1 gene encoding FRAS1-related extracellular matrix protein 1 isoform X3: MKFFEKGWLLLLLPVALRVVCSSFISVNLGVKVMKGQSVFLSEEDLNFSIPREKDACKVEVINEPITQRVGELTPQVFDCHFLPNEVKYTHKGCPLLDEDMVMLRLYRFTETETFVETFTLHVQLLEPDCNIIKMRSHALEVPEYYGLSRVIDKNVLTFDYDRKINLDCTISIISSEAHLPAHGQLISGKVQQGQFRGDQPWSFSPGTEHSLGQPCRNRSCALELGDMSNKKMSCEEFLRMGIQYRHLEPPSPDIDYIPVRLDLSDSRSKTLHKTEYAWLPVQIRGAVPNQIPRAAPMAKFILEVDQFILTPITTTTIDAEDNETPKSLLIFNITKPPPRGFITHLSDHTKPIGSFTWQDLSDTLIAYQPPNNSHTERRNYEVEFEVHDFYFERSLPVTVHLSIRTTDTNAPRVSWNTGLNLLEGQSRPITWQHFQVVDNDDIQNVRLVTVDGLQHGRLSVRGGKGFMFTVSDIQAGVVHYHHDDSDSTKDFVVFRIFDGSHSIRHKFPINILPKDDSPPFLISNVVIEIQEGQTILIQRSMLHASDMDSSDDYIMFNITKPPQAGEVLKKPGPNMIGYSVNSFLQRDLFNGMIYYRHLGGEVFEDSLEFVLCDSHDPPNLSEPQVMMVHIIPVDDQLPREAPGVTRHLVVKETEISHLTKKHLHFIDVEEQDRELTYTITTSPFFSCTHGYSDAGKLFLVDTIPKLVKDPTALALRSFTQHAVNYMKVAYMPPLQDIGPEPQQVQFIFSVSNQHGGTLYGICFNITILPVDNQAPKVFTTHLRVQEGGMTPITEGHILISDSDTKREHLFLLLRRQPQHGVVELDNIPMNGGDRLSCEDLRTLAVRYRHDGSETLTDDVFFAATDGIHFVEFILQVKVLPVNDELPVMQTGLVPVLHCLEGEEVVLSSEYLYATDVDSDDMELTFMLARQPHHGAVRKAGIAVDRFSQADVIAGSVTYKHTSGEIGLTPCIEILTLIVSDGEAGPDVKDCCDDGPPSPPVSRDDPFPVYDLNITVLPVDNQPPSIVTGASFVVEEGSSAALTTRHLSATDPDTAADDLEFVLVSPPQFGYIENILPSPGFEKSNMGISTGSFQLKHLKAMNINYVQARHVRMEPTEDKFVLYVTDGLHRSAETPFFVQISPTNDEVPEFIARNITVQEGEMKELDLSVINAVDLDVPRDPLVFGVVQRPSCGFLINGVHSSDVLHYKELINHDLHSHGLLVHGFSMELLRNGMKLMYMHDNSENLTDSFKIQLSDGKHKVLRTISVKVIPVNDEKPVLSK; this comes from the exons ATGAAGTTTTTTGAGAAAGGCTGGCTGCTTCTACTGCTGCCTGTCGCCTTAAGAGTTGTGTGCTCCTCCTTTATCAGTGTGAACCTTGGGGTGAAAGTGATGAAGGGACAGTCTGTCTTCCTGTCAGAAGAAGACCTCAACTTTTCCATCCCCAGAGAGAAAGATGCCTGCAAAGTAGAAGTGATCAATGAGCCAATAACACAGAGGGTTGGGGAACTTACTCCACAG GTTTTTGACTGTcacttccttcctaatgaaGTCAAATACACCCACAAAGGATGTCCACTTTTAGATGAAGACATGGTCATGCTTAGGCTGTACAg GTTTACAGAAACGGAAACATTTGTAGAAACATTCACCCTTCATGTGCAGTTACTTGAGCCAGACTGTAACATCATAAAAATGCGCTCCCATGCGTTGGAGGTCCCTGAATACTATGGTCTGTCTAGGGTGATTGACAAGAATGTCCTCACCTTTGATTACGACAGGAAGATAAACCTGGATTGCACCATTTCCATAATCTCTTCGGAAgctcacctgcctgcccatggccagCTTATCTCCGGGAAAGTGCAGCAAGGGCAGTTCCGTGGAGATCAGCCATGGAGCTTCTCCCCTGGCACTG agcacagcctgggccAACCGTGCAGAAACAGGAGCTGTGCACTGGAACTAGGAGACATGAGCAACAAAAAGATGAGTTGTGAAGAATTTCTGAGGATGGGAATTCAGTACAGACACCTTGAGCCCCCCTCACCTGACATTGATTATATTCCTGTGAGGCTGGATCTCTCAGACAGCAGAAGCAAAACTCTGCATAAG ACGGAGTATGCATGGCTCCCTGTTCAGATTAGAGGTGCTGTTCCCAACCAAAtacccagagctgccccaatGGCAAAGTTCATCCTGGAAGTAGACCAATTTATTTTAACCCCTATTACAACCACAACCATCGATGCAGAAGACAATGAAACTCCAAAGTCCCTGCTTATATTCAACATTACCAAGCCACCTCCACGAGGCTTTATCACTCACCTCTCTGACCACACAAAACCTATTGGCTCCTTCACGTGGCAGGATCTCAGTGACACGCTCATTGCTTATCAGCCTCCAAATAACAGCCACACAGAGAGGAGGAATTATGAG GTGGAATTTGAGGTGCATGACTTCTACTTTGAAAGGAGTTTACCAGTCACTGTGCATCTTTCTATCAGAACAACAGATACAAATGCCCCTCGGGTTTCGTGGAATACAG GCCTCAACCTCCTAGAGGGGCAATCCCGACCCATCACCTGGCAGCACTTCCAAGTTGTAGACAATGATGACATCCAGAATGTTCGCTTGGTCACCGTTGATGGCTTACAGCATGGGCGGCTGTCAGTCAGAG GAGGGAAAGGATTCATGTTCACTGTCTCTGACATTCAGGCTGGAGTTGTCCACTACCATCATGATGACAGTGATTCTACTAAGGACTTTGTGGTATTTAGAATTTTTGATGGCTCCCACAGTATTCGCCACAAGTTTCCAATAAATATTCTCCCTAAAGATGATAGCCCTCCATTTCTGATCAGCAATGTGGTCATTGAAATTCAAGAGGGACAGACAATCCTGATTCAGCGCTCCATGCTTCATGCTTCAGACATGGATTCCAGTGATGACTACATAATGTTCAATATTACCAAGCCACCACAAGCTGGAGAAGTCTTGAAGAAACCTGGACCAAACATGATAG GGTATTCTGTCAACAGTTTTCTTCAGAGGGATCTATTTAATGGAATGATTTATTATCGTCATTTGGGAGGAGAAGTATTTGAAGATTCCCTTGAGTTTGTGCTATGTGATAGCCACGACCCTCCAAATCTCTCAGAGCCACAG GTGATGATGGTTCACATTATCCCTGTGGATGAtcagctgcccagagaagctccaGGAGTGACTCGCCACCTGGTTGTTAAGGAAACTGAGATTTCTCACCTAACTAAGAAACATCTCCACTTCATAGATGTGGAAGAGCAAGACAGGGAGCTCACATACACCATAACCacttccccatttttctcttgCACCCATGG CTACTCAGATGCTGGGAAGCTGTTTTTGGTGGACACCATCCCCAAACTGGTCAAGGATCCCACTGCTCTTGCATTGCGGTCATTTACTCAG CATGCTGTGAACTATATGAAAGTTGCTTACATGCCACCCCTGCAGGACATTGGACCCGAACCTCAGCAAGTccagtttattttttctgtcagcAATCAGCATGGAGGCACTTTGTATGGGATCTGCTTCAATATTACAATTCTTCCTGTGGACAATCAAGCCCCAAAG GTTTTTACAACCCATTTGAGAGTGCAAGAAGGTGGCATGACCCCTATTACAGAGGGACACATTCTCATCTCTGATTCAGACACGAAACGAGAGCATCTCTTCCTGCTCCTGCGGAGGCAGCCGCAGCATGGAGTAGTGGAGCTGGATAACATTCCCATGAATGGAGGTGACAGGCTTTCCTGTGAGGACCTGCGTACCCTAGCAGTCAG ATATCGTCATGACGGCTCTGAGACTCTCACTGATGATGTTTTCTTTGCAGCCACAGATGGCATCCATTTTGTAGAGTTCATCCTGCAGGTCAAG GTGTTGCCTGTGAATGATGAGCTACCTGTTATGCAAACAGGCCTTGTTCCCGTGCTCCACTGCCTGGAAGGTGAAGAAGTAGTCCTCTCCTCTGAGTACCTTTACGCCACAGATGTGGACAGTGATGACATGGAACTGACATTCATGCTGGCCCGCCAGCCCCACCACGGGGCAGTGAGGAAAGCTGGCATTGCCGTGGATCGCTTCTCCCAGGCTGATGTCATTGCTGGCTCAGTCACATACAAGCACACTA gTGGTGAGATTGGCCTGACTCCTTGCATTGAGATCTTAACCTTGATTGTCTCTGACGGTGAGGCTGGCCCAGATGTGAAGGACTGCTGTGATGATGGGCCTCCTTCTCCCCCAGTTTCACGTGATGATCCATTTCCTGTCTACGACCTTAACATCACTGTACTTCCAGTGGACAACCAGCCTCCATCAATTGTAACCG GTGCAAGCTTTGTGGTGGAAGAGGGCTCCTCAGCAGCCCTTACTACCAGACATTTGTCTGCCACTGACCCTGACACCGCTGCAGATGACTTAGAGTTTGTGCTGGTTTCTCCTCCCCAGTTTGGTTACATTGAAAACATACTGCCTTCTCCTGGGTTTGAGAAGAGCAACATGGGAATAAGCACAG GTTCATTTCAGCTGAAGCACCTGAAAGCCATGAATATAAACTATGTTCAAGCCAGGCACGTGCGAATGGAGCCAACAGAAGACAAATTTGTACTTTATGTCACTGATGGGCTGCATCGCTCAGCAGAGACTCCATTTTTTGTGCAAATCAGCCCAACCAATGATGAAGTTCCAGAATTCATAGCCAGGAATATTACC GTTCAAGAAGGGGAGATGAAAGAGCTGGATCTGTCTGTTATCAATGCAGTTGATCTGGATGTGCCTAGAGACCCTCTGGTATTTGGGGTTGTGCAGAGGCCCTCGTGCGGGTTCCTTATTAATGGCGTTCACAGCAGCGATGTTCTACACTATAAAGAGTTAATTAACCATGATCTCCACAGCCATGGGTTGCTTGTTCATGGCTTTTCCATGGAGCTTCTGAGGAATG GAATGAAGCTGATGTACATGCATGACAACTCTGAAAATCTCACTGACAGCTTTAAAATCCAGCTATCAGATGGAAAACATAAAGTCCTCAGAACCATTTCAGTAAAGGTCATTCCAGTTAATGATGAGAAACCAGTGCTGAGCAA GTAG